The following is a genomic window from Acidimicrobiia bacterium.
TGAACGATCTCGACGTCACCCTCACCGCGCTTGACGACCCCACCCGCCGACGCGGCCACCCGCATCCAGAACCGTCCCGAGGGATCAGCGCCCGCATCGGCGGGCGGGCGGTCGAGCGGCTCCAACAACGCGGGCACACTCAGTGCCTCCGTGTCGCATTCGGCTCGCAGCACGACGGCCGCGGGGCGCGCGAGGGAGGAGAAGCGCAAGCTTCGACGCAGCCCCGATGCCGTCGTGCACTCCTCTCGAAGCACGCCGGTACGCAGATCCAGGACGCGCCGCAGGACGCTTCCTCGCCCCAACTCCCCGGGGAGCCGGTGCCACACCGGACAAGCCAGCAACGCGGTCTCCGGGCCGTCGCCGTCGTAGAGCCCGGTGGTGAAGACCCACGGCGTCGCAGCCCGGTCGCTCGTGAGCGGACTCCCGCTCGTACCCAGTCGTCCGTCGGCGAGCGTGAGCAGGGCCTCGTCGACGCGCTCGTGCTCGGGGTCGAAGCCCTCCACGACGACCGTCCAAGCGGGATCCTCGTCGATCCCGGGCACGTCGCCCGCCCGGCGGCGAGCGAGCTGGTCGTCGAGAAGCGCGAGCATCCCGCCCGTGCGGTTCCCGACGAACGAAACGAACGTCTCGCGGGTCGCCTCGGCCGCGGGTGGGTCAGGTTTGGCGGCAGCGAGCGAGCCCGACTCGTCGCCCACGATGACCACGAGCCCCGAACCCACACCGCGGCGCGCGAAGACCCCGAGCAGAAGCCGCACCAAGTCCCACTCGTCGCGGAGCCCGCTCTCGGCGTGCTCCAAGAGCCGCGGCCCGTCGGGACCCACCATGAACACTTCGGCGCGCCGGTTCGACGCGAGCAGCAGACAGCCCGGATCGGTGCCGCTGGGACGCGCGCGCAGCCGAGAGTCGAGCTCATCGAGCGCACCCTCGCTCACCACGCCGATGGAGAAACCCGTCGAGCACAGCTCTTCGATCAGCGCCGGCAGACGCGCTATCTCGGCCTGCGGAGCGGGCGCGGCCATCGCGTCCCAGTCGAAGATCAACGCCTCGAACCGACGGTCCAGCACCCCTCCAGATGACATCCCCGACATCGCGACCATTCCCGAAGGCGGAATGTCGGGTCGAGGTGGGCAGGTCGAGCGATTCACGGAGTAGCGCCGCGGGCTGTAATCGTCTCGACCTTGAGTCCCTTGAGCGTCGCGGAGTTCGCGATGACCGACAGGCTCGACAGTGCCATGGCGGCGGCCGCGATGATCGGATTCAGGAGCCCCAACGCCGCGATCGGGATCGCCGCGCTGTTGTAGGCCAAGGCCCAGAAGAGGTTCTGGTGGATCTTCCGCATAGTGGCGCGGCTGAGGCGGATCGCGGTGGCCACGTCGCGCAAGTCGTCCTTGATGAGGACGATGCCGCCCGTCTCTTTGGCGACGTCGGAGCCCGAGCCGATCGCGATGCCGATGTCGGAGGTCGCCAGAGCCGGCGCGTCGTTGACGCCGTCGCCCACCATCGCGACGACCTCGCCGGCGTCGCGCAGGCGCTGGATCTCCGCCGCCTTGTCGCCCGGCAGCACATTGGCGACGACGCGCTCGATCCCGAGCGCACCGGCGACCGCCCTGGCCGTCCGCTCGTTGTCGCCGGTGAGCACGATGACGTCGACACCTTCCTGACGGAGCGCGGCGATGGCGTCGGGGGCTTCGTCCTTGAGCGTGTCGGCGACCGCGATCACGCCGCTCAGCGCGCCGTCGACCACGACGAGCATCGCGGTCTTGCCCATCGACTCCATCTCGACGAGGGTCGCTTCGACAGCGGCAGACGGTTCGATGCCCCGGCTCGAGAGCAGGCGGCGGTTGCCGACGAGCACTTCGCGATCCCCCACCGCCACGCGCACCCCGTAGCCCGTGATGGCCTCGAATCCTGTCGGATCGGGCACCGCGATCTGTCGCATCTGCGCGTCCTCGACGATGGCTTGGCCGAGTGGATGCTCGCTGAAGTGTTCGGCCGCTGCCGCGAGACTCAACAGTTCGGCGCGCTGCGCGTCGCTCGGTTCGCGCTCCGAGAACACCACGACATCGGTGACGGTCGGCTCGCCCCGCGTGAGGGTTCCCGTCTTGTCGAACACGACGGTGGTGAGCTTCAACGCGCGCTCCAAGTACTCGGCGCCGCGGATGAGGATGCCGGCTTCGGCACCCTTGCCGACGCCCACCATCAACGCCGCGGGCGTGGCGATGCCGAGCGCGCAGGGACAGGAGATGATCAGCACCGCGATGAACGCGAGCACCGCGGTTGGTACGTTCCCGATGACCAACCACGCGACCGCGGTGGCGAACGCAATACCGACCACCGCGGGGACGAAGTACGCGACGACCCGATCCGCGACGCGCTGGATCTGCGCGGTCGAGGTCTGGGCGTCTTCCACGAGCCGGATGATCTGGTTCAAGGCGGTCTCGGCGCCGACGCGCGTGGCCGAGCAGGTGAGCGACCCCATCTCGTTGAGCGTGCCCCCGATCACGTCGTCACCCGCGTGCTTCTCCACCGGAAGGCTCTCGCCGGTGAGCAGCTTCTCGTCGACCGCCGAGGAGCCCTCGATGACCTTCCCGTCGGTGGGAATCTTCTCCCCCGGTCGCACGACGAAACATTCCCCGACCGTCACGCTCTCGGCGGGCACCTCCATCTCCTGACCATCACGCACTACCCGTGCGGTCGCCGGTCGCAGATCCATCAGCTTGCGCACCGCGGCGGAACTCTTCTTCTTGAGGATGTCTTCCATGTAACGACCGAGCAGAACGAACGCGATGATGACGGCAGAGACCTCGAAGTAAACATCGCGTTCGCCGACCGCGACCGGCAACACATCGGGGAAGAACACCACCGTGAGGCTGTAGAAGTACGCGACCGACGTGCCGAGCGCGATGAGGAAGTCCATGTTGATGGTGCGGCGCGCGAGCGCCTGGTAGGCGCCCTTGTAGAACGTGAAACCGCCGATGAACTGCACCGGCGTCACCAGGATCATCATCCAGACACCCCAGGTGAACCACGGCAACCACGGGATCGGCACCCACGTGAGCGTCGTCGCACCGGCAGCCAGACCGAGGAACACCGCGGCGCGCAGGATCGCGAGCGCGACCACACCGGTGAGCGCGATCGTCACTCGGCGTTTGAGGCTCTTCAGCTCCTGCTCGGGAGCCTCGAAGGTGCGCTGGCACCCCGAGCTACAGAAGAAGTACGTGCGCCCGCCCACCTCGCTCTGCAACGCAGTCGCGCGATGTACCACCATCCCGCACACGGGATCCTTGGCCAGCTCCTCGCGCCGCTCCCGCGCGGAAGGAGCAGTGGTTTCGACGGTAGCCATCACCCGCCGCCCCGGTCGTCGCCCGCGTCTCCGCCGGATCGGCGCCGGGCCAAGGCAGCGACCTCCTCTTGCAGGTCACGGGATGCGCCTGCGAGCACGAAGGACAGCTTGTAGTCGTACAGGAACGTCGCCGCGCCGCCGGCACCCAGGAACGGCAAGAGATCGGCGACGTGGTGCGCGCAACACGCGACCATGCCCACCGCCGACGCACCGGCTCCTGCGCCACTCGCGGCTGCGGCATCCATCTCGCGGCGCCGTCGGCAGCGCAGTTCAGCGAGCAGCGCGACCTGCGTGCCGAAGCCGGCAATCACCAAGATCAGCAGGTACCAGTCGGCTTGCATCTGGTCGATGAGGTGCTGCCACGACCCCGACGCCCAGGCGACGACGACGACGTAAAACATGCCCAACGCCATGCCGCCCGCTGCACCGGCCAGGGCGCTGCTGCCGCTCACCGAAAGCCAGGAACGCCGCTCGCTCCCCATCACGATCTCTTCTCTGCGAGTCTTCCGCCATTGTGATCTCCGACAACCTGTCGTTGTAGGGACTATCGGCCCTTCTCGCGGTCCGCGAATAGCAAGACGCTGAGCGGGAAACCGGCAGCTGCGAACCTCCGACGCTGCTCGACGACAAGGAGGCGAACCCATGAGTGACACACTCGTGAAGCGGAGAGTGAACGTCAGTGGCCCAGAGCGTGTCGGCCGAGTGTTGCTCGGCGTGCTCCTCGGAGCGCATGATCCTGTGCTGCATTCCGATGGTGATCGAGATCGTGTTGGTGATCGCCAGCCGTGAGGGAGATTCACGCCTCTGCGCCGCGGGCCCAGACGTGTTCCGCGCCTGGGCCTTTCGGCCCTAGGCGACGTTTGCTACGACATGTTGTATGAGGACCACTCCAGGGAGGTCAGGCGATGATGGCAGCGACGCTGGCGACGGTCTGCGAGAACTGTGACGATCACATGGGTCGGGGCTGGTGGTGGGTGATGGGCATCGGATGGCTGGTGTTTCTCGCCCTGATCGTCGTCCTCGTCGTCGTGCTCGTGCGCCATTACGGCACGGCAAATCGGCCGGCGCGCTCCGCGCTCGACACACTCGCAGAACGTTTCGCGCGCGGCGAGCTCGACGAAGACGAATACCGGCGTCGCCGGGACGCGCTCCGCGGCTGAGCACGAGCAGACGAAAACACGAAGGAGAGTGAGCACGTGATGGGTGGAGATATGGGTGGCTGGTGGTTCATGGGCGGGGGAGGGCTGCTCCTTGCTCTCCTCGTCGTGGTGGTTGTCGCTCTCCTGATGCGCCAGCCGACCAGCAACGCCCGGCCTCGAGAGACGACCGGTTCCGCCGAGGACGTCCTCGCCGAGCGGTTCGCGCGCGGGGAGATCGACGAGAACGAATACCGGCGGCGTCTCGGCACGCTTCGTAACTGACTCTGGCTGCTTCTACAACACGTAGCGCTCCGGTGCGTCCGCGAACGCGCCGAGGCACTTCAACGAGCAGAACACGAACTCCCGCTCCTCCCAGCGGACGTGACCGATGACCTGATCCCCGCGGATCTGCATGCGGCACACGGGGTCGACAACCGTGGCCACCGGCGCGTCGCGGAGCTCGATCGCCCACAGCTCCACGTTCTGGGAGACGTTGCGCAACCGCCGGGCTCCCAACGCGATCGTCGCCATGCCGAGCCGTTGTGCCTCGCGCGCGACGTGCTCGGTGACCACCGCGGTCCCCTCCGTCGCCTGGGCCGCGACGCGGGCGGCGAGGTTGACTGCGGCGCCGACGAAGTCGTCGTTTCGCTCGACTGCAGGCCCATGGTGCAGACCGGCGCGCGGCGCGGGGAAGCGCGACTCACCGAGACAGGCATCGACGATGCGGCGAACGAGCACGAGGCCGCTACCCGGATCCGGACTCACGAGCATGACCGCGTCACCGATCGTCTTGACGAGCCGATCGTCTCCGCGCAGGGAAGCGACGGTCAGCTCGACGAAACGATCGATCAGATCGGCGGCCTCGTCGTCGCCATGCGCTTCGGTCAACGCAGTGAACCCGGCGAGATCCACGAAGGCGAAGGTGTGCCCTCCATCGGCTGAGCGGTTCACGACGTTGCGACCTGCTTCGTCAGACGGAACCGCACCGCGAAGCGAGCCAAGCCCGGCCGCACAGTGCTCTGTTCGAGCGGGAGCTCGCTGAGGACGGCGCCGAACGCCTCGATCGTCATCATCCGAAACGGCTGGCCCTCCGCTCGATGCAGCGCGCGCAGCGGCAGCGTCGAGAGCAGGTCGTAGCCGACCAGCACACCGCCCGGCCGAAGCACGCGCAGCGCCTCCGTGAGGGCACTTTCCCACTCGACAACGTGGTGGAGCATGATGAAGCTCAGCACCATGTCGAACGACTCGTCCGGAAACGGCAGGTCGATCGCGCTCGCCTGGCGCACGAGCGCGCGGTCGCCGAAGGACTCAAGCCGGACGCGAGCATCCGCGACCATCCTTTCGTCGACGTCAGTCGACGTCACGCGCGCGTCAGGGAACGCTTCGAGGATCTGCGCCGCCATCGCGCCGCTACCGCCGCCGATCTCCAGCACGTCGCCGCGCGGTTCGACTCCTTGGAGCGCCCACGGCAACACCAAGCGGACAGCGAACACGCGCCATGGCGCGCTCTGGCACACGGCTCGCTCCAACGTCGACATGCTCGGCATCTCGTCCTCCTGCGAGCAATCGGCGGGGACAGGCCGGGCAGCCGTCTCTTGCGACCGACTGTAGTAGCGGCGACCTCGGTACAGCGCCCGCGATTACCCTCCTCCAGAATCCGCCGAAAGCAAGGATGCGATGAAACGCCTTTCTCGAGGAGAGCTCGAAGCGCAGGTGATGGATGCGCTCTGGGACGCGAACGAGTGGATGACACCGAGGGACGTCCAGTCCGTCATCGCCACACCCCGCCGACAGCTCGCGTACACGACGGTCATGACGATCCTCGTGCGGTTGTGGAACAAGGGAATGCTGGAACGACGCGCCGCAGGACGAGCCTTCGAATACATGCCTGTCGCCACCCGCGACGAGTGGACGGCGAATCGCATGCACGAGCTGCTCGAGGCGTCGGGAGATCGACAGCTGACACTCCACCGCTTCGTCGACGCGATCAGCGCACGCGAGGCCACGCAACTGCGGCGTGTGCTCGACTCCCGCAAGCGGCGATGACCGCAGCCCTCGTCGTGCTCGCGGGTCTGGTACTCGTTGCCATCCCGGGCATCTGCGGGCCCCGGTTCCGCCTTGCCGGAGCCGAGTGGGCGAGGCTCGCCGCGGCATCCCTCGCGGCGGGGATCGCCGCGATCGAACTCGGTCTCGTGATGCTTGCGCTGCCGACGGTCCTTCGCGCGTTGCACGCAGCCGGCTTCGCGGCGATCTGCGAACGCGTGCTCGCACCACTCGCACCGGGCGGTGATCTGCTGGGTTGGGTCGCCGTCGGGCTGGCGAGCGTCGTCACGATCCGCGCCTTCCGAGCAGGGCGGTGTGCCCAGCGCGACGCGCACGCCGCGCGGGTCGAACCCTGGCTCGGGGTGCACGAACAGCGCGGAGAGTACGAGCTCGTCGTGCTGCCGACCGAGCAGCTGCTCGCGGTGAGCGTGCCCGCTACGCCACCACAGATCCTGGTGTCGGACGGACTCGTGTCGAGGCTCGAGGCCGAGGAGCTGGAGGCGGTGATCCGACACGAAGCAGCTCACCATCGGTTCCGCCACTGGCGGTACTCGCTGCTCGCGGTCACTCTCGAGCGAGCATTGCGCCCCCTCCCGCTCGTGGGCAGGAGCACCCAGGCGCTACGCACCGCGCTCGAAGCGTGGGCAGACGAAGGCGCGGCGGGGAGCCTGCCGCACGGCCGGGCACTCGTTCGGCGCGCGATCGTCACGGTTGCCGGCATGCCCGGTGCGCCGGGTGCGCTCGAGCGCGCGCGTCGTCTGGCGCATCCGACGAGCGCCCGCCCACTGTCACTGCGCGTCGTTGCCCACGGTCCGGTCCTGTTTCTCGCCGTCGGGCTGCTCGTCCTGCTGTCGAGCTGGGCCGTAGGCGTGCACCACGCGGTCGCGCTGGCCGGCTACTGCCCCGACTAGGACGGGTCAGGAACGCTCGCAGCGGGTCGTCGTCGAACCGCTGGTAGTCGGTGATCACGTGGGGCAATCCAGACCGCGGGCTCGAAATCGACCCGATCGTCATCGCGGCCGCCTCGAAGCGCTGCTCGACACGGCGCGCCGCAACGCCTGAGAGGCTCGTGAGATCGTTCCCATCGCGGCGTCCCGCTTCGGATGTGAACAACGACAACCCGTAGTATGGCGCCAGCGCAGTCCCTGGGAGGAGTTGATTCGATGCCCATTCACCCTGGCGACGACGTACCGGACGGAGCCGTCACGCGACGCAGGTTCGTGCAGTTGACCAGTGTCGCGGCGGCCGCGGTCGGCCTGGGCGCGTGGGTACGACCGTTCGATGACCTCGGCGCGGTCGGCCACCCGCGGCTGTCGCTTCCGGCGCAAGTCGCGGACGCGGGCGCGACCGTCCGCGAGTTCGCCTTGGTGGCATCGCCGCTCGAGCTCGACCTGGGCGGAACGACCGTCGCTACTTGGGGCTATGGCGATCGCGTGCCGGGTCCCGTCATCCGTCTCGCGGCAGGAGAGGTACTGCGCGTTCGCTTCGACAACAAGCTCCCCGAGTCATCGACGGTGCATTGGCACGGGATCGCGCTCCCGAACGCGATGGATGGGGTCCCCGACGTCACCCAGGCCGCGGTGGCGACGAATGCCACCTTCGTGTACGAGTTCACGGTCCCCGACCCCGGCACGTACTTCTTGCACTCCCATGTGGGAGTCCAGCTCGACCGCGGTCTCTACGCGCCGCTGATCGTCGACGACCCGGCTGATCCCGGCGCCTACGACGCCGAATGGATCGTCGTGCTCGACGACTGGACCGACGGCACCGGGCGGTCTCCCGACCAGGTACTCGCGAACCTCGAGTCCATGGGGAACATGGGCGGGGCAGGGGAAGGCCACGGGTCCGACATGGGTGGCATGCACGGGAGCGATAGCAGCGGCATGGGATCGATGTCGATGGCAGGTTCGAGCAAGCTGTTGCGCGGCGACGCGGGCGACGTGCGCTATCCGTACTACCTCGTCAACGGTCGGCGCCCGAAGTCGCCGGAGACGTTCTCTGCCAAGCCCGGGCAGCGGCTCCGACTCCGCATCATCAACGCGGGCTCCGACACTGCGTTTCGCGTCGCGGTCGGTGGCCATCGCCTCACCGTCACCCACACCGACGGGTTCCCGGTCACACCGACCGAAACCGATGCCGTCCTGCTGGGAATGGGCGAACGGGTGGATGCCCTCGTGCAGCTCGGCGATGGCGCATTCCCCCTGGTCGCAGCAGCAGAGGGCAAGGGCGCGCACGCGCTGGCCGTCATCCGCACCGGCGCAGGCGAAGCGCCCGGCCCGAAGGTGCATCCCAAGGAGCTCGACGGGCGAGTGCTGTTACCGTCGACGCTCGCGCCGAGCAGTGACTCTGCAGGAGTCACCGTCGATCCCGATCGCACGCATCGGCTGGTGCTGGCCGGCAACCACATGCGCTATCGCTGGACCATCAACGGCCGGACGTTCGAGAACGCGAAGGCCCTGCCCGTCAGCACCGGCGAGCGCGTGCGCCTCGTGTTCGACAACCGTTCGACGATGTTCCACCCGATGCATCTCCACGGTCACACGTTCCGAGTGATGTCGCGTCGCAACGGCAGCCTCGAGGCTGGAGCAAACAAGGACACCGTCATCGTCCGGCCCGACGAGCGCGTCACCGTCGACTTCGACGCCGACAACCCCGGAAAGTGGGTCGTGCACTGCCACAACGCGTACCACCAGGCCGCCGGGATGATGACGACGATCGCGTACCAGCCCTGAGGTTGCACGACCGTGCCGGTAGCGGATGATCGGATTCGGGCCCTTCGGCCCTAACGACGACGTCGTGTCGTAGCGAGACTCGCGCCATGAAGGCATCGAGGCCGGCGAGGTCTCCTCGAGGCGATGTTCGCGGTGACGGCCGCACAGGCGTGTGACGTGTGATCGCGCCGCACGCTCGCGAGCCCGAGCAGATCGCCGTGGGTATCGACGGCTCGCTTGCGTCGAGGGCGGCGGTGCGCTGGGCCATCGACCACGCGCTGGATCGAGACACCGTCACCCTGGTCCACGTCTGGCAAGCGTCGCCAACGCTGGTCGATGCGGGGATCGTCGACCCCGAAGACGACACCGCTCCCCGCAGCTTCGCCGGCCACGAACTCGCCCGGGCGAAAGCGCTGCCACACAGCGCCGGCGTGACGCTCAAGAGTGAGGTGCTGCACGGAGATCCTCGCGACTGCCTGTGCGAACTCAACACCGACCTCCTCGCGGTCGGCGCCCGAGGACAAGGTGGAGTGGCGGGTCTGCTTCTCGGCTCCGTCAGCTGCTTCCTCGCGCGACACGCTCACAGCCCGCTGGTCATCGTCCCATCACCCAGCCGCAAGCTCGATGAACCTCCCAACCGATGATGCGATGAGCGCCGCGCTCACAGGTGGTCGGACCGCCGGCCTTCTGGCGGCAGTGGCCTCGAGCCCGGCAAGTCGGAACGAGGCGGCGTAAGCGCGGTTGGCGGCGAGAATGTCCTGGAGCTCTTCGAGCTCCATGCCTCGGATCTCGCGCCAGGGAACCTCGCTGATCGCGTCGGTGGTCTCCTCGGCGAGCTTCGACGCGGCGTCGCGGATCCGAGCGATGACTGCCTCCGAAGCAAAGCGGAGCACCGGGTCCGCGTCGAACGCCGCACGGCCGTTGGACACGATCGCCGCGCCGACATCTCCTGCCTCACGGATGTCGTCGAGGAGCGCCGCGTCGGACCTGCGAGCGCTCACAGAGCAACGGCGTCGGCCAGGATGTGCGAATCCTGAGGCCGTAAGGCCGCAGTTTCGATGATGTCGACCGAGACTCCCAGGAGCTCCTCAAGATCCAACAGAAGGCCCGAGAGGTCAAGGAGCGAGCGGCCCGGCTCGAAGTCGACGAGAAGGTCGAGGTCACTTGACACGTCCGCCTCGTCGCGAGCGACCGATCCGAAGACACGAATGTTGTTCGCACCGCGCCGTTCCGCCAACGCGATGATCTCCCCGCGACGCGACCGCACCAGATCGACGAGGTCGGTTGTTGCCCTTCGACTCACGGACGCCATGCAACAATCGTAAACCGCGTGCGGCTCACGCTCGGCCGTCCTTCGAGCGGCGACAGCTCGGCACTCTCTGATCAGGGAGCCTCTCGGCGCGCTCGGAGGGAATCGAACCCCCAACCTTCTGATCCGTAGCCGCGGTCGGATCGTCCGGGCCATGCGACCCGGTCTCGGCTGTGTTGTCGAGAGCGACGCTACCAGCGACAACGCGCGTTCGCGTCCGACAAGTGCAGTTCCGTCACGGTGCGTGTGCCCGAAGTTGGTGAGCAGCTGGTTAGCACGAGGCCCTTCCGCGCGTATCTGTTTGTAATACAGTCTGTGGGTGCCGGACGAGCGGTTCGACCTGGACCAGCTCCACGACACCGACCCATTCGAGATCGACGACCAAGCGGCCCACCTGTTCAAACATGCAGAACGCGGCATCGACGACATCTACGAAATGTGGGAAACCGACCCACTCTTCTACCCGGCCATCCCACCGGCGCACTGGCTGATGGTCGCCGAGATCGGTGGCCACGTGCTCGTCGTGCCCCTTGCTCCATCAGACAGCGGCAACCGTGCCAAGTGCCGGCCGATTGGCTGCTACGAGGCTGCCAAGCACGTCGCAGACCAGTACCGGAGAGACCGATGACACCTCGCAAGAAGATGACCCGAAAAGAAGAGCACGAGTTCTACGCGCGGTCTGAGAACCAGACGCCCCAGGGACCCGCGCGGCGACGCAAAGGCGGTCTCACCGAGATCGTCCCAGTGCGATTTCCGCCCGACGTCCTCGACGAGGTGCGCCGCCGCGCCGACGACGACGACCGCTCGGTCTCCGGATGGATCCGCCGCGCCGTCGAAGACCAGCTACGCCGAACCGCCAGCTGACGAACGCGTCCTCTCGGCGACGCGGGGTCTTCGATCGAGAAGTAGAAGAGGTCGGTCCCAGCGCGTGTGCAACGCACCCAGACTGTATGGGCTCTGCCACATATGTGCTAGAGTGCATGCGTGTGGAGGTCCGCTACCACCCGCTGTTCCAGCGATGGCTCGAGGAGCCGGCCGAAGTCGACGAGGAGGTGTTCGGAGAGGTCATGGCGCTGCTCACCGCGCTCGAACTGCACGGACGTGCGCTCGAAGACGAGGTGCACGAGGAGTCCCACGCGATCGTCACCGCCCGCTACGACCTGCGCGCCCTCCGGAGAACACCCCCGACCAACACGACGCCGTATGCGACCGACCCGCCGGTGCTGCGGATCATCTACGGCTACTGCCGCACCGGAGCCGGCGACGACGTGACCGTCGTCCTCATCGGCGGCGACAAGACGACTCTTGGCAACGTTCGGTACCCGCGCCACATCGCCGAAGCACAGGCCCGACTCGATCAGTACTGCCGCCAGTACCGGCGCTGACACCGATTACGAAGCGAGGTAACCGATGACACAACGCAGGATCCCCGCGGACCATGCCAAGGCAGCCGACACGAAGCTCGGGCCCAGGGACTGGAAGCGAGCCGAACGTGCTCCCGAACGGTTCAAGGAGCTGCTCGACGTCAAGCCACGCGCCAAGGCTCGCTACGACGCGGTACTCGAAGAGATCAACGCACGACAGGCAACACTGCGCCGACTGCGAGAAGCGCGCGCGCTGACACAAACGACCGTGGCTGAGCTGCTGGAGATGGACCAGTCAGAGGTGTCGCGACTCGAGTACCGCAGCGACATGCTGCTCTCGACTCTCAAGCGGTTCGTACAAGCCACCGGCGGCGAACTCCACATGGTCGTCCAGTATCCCGACAGTGCACCGATCGAACTCCTCGTCGGAGACGACTAGATCCCGCGACCGCTTCGGAGTGCTGTGCGGCCGACGTTCTGTACCCGCGAACGTGCTTGTGCCTGGAGCACCGTGCGGGCACTCCGTGTGCCGTCAAGCCGAGGGAAGCGCGCGCGGGCTCACCGTGGGCGTGCTCGGTGCCCTCCACTACACGCGTTCTCGCGGGAGGCCGGCCTCATCGACGTCGAGCCGGTTCGGCGGGGCACCGTCTGGCGCCCGCAGCACCTGTCGCGGCGAAGTCGCTGGTCCCGCGGACGCGCATCGGGCATTCGGTGTCATCGAGCATTCGTGTGGACCTTTTGGCCTTCAATCCCTCCAGGGACGATTGAAGGCCAAAAGAACGCGCGCGAACGCGACGAGTGTCCTACAGACCCGGCGTGAGCAACCGTGAGCAAGCGCACCAGGAAGGCAACGGGCGGTCAACCCAACATGGGCCGTGACCAGCACCTTCTGCAGCGCGCTCGGAGGGAATCGAACCCCCAACCTTCTGATCCGTAGCCGCGGTCGGATCGCCCGGGCCATGCGACCCGGTCTCGGCTGTGTTGTCGACAGCGACGCTACCAGCGACAACGCGCGTTCGCGTTCGACAAGTGCAGTTGCGTCGCGGCGCGTGTGCCCGAAGTTGGTTAGCAGCTGGTTAGCACGATCAGCGTTCCGCCACAGAGACTCGCCGTGTGCCATCGGCACCCGAGGGGTTGACGGTCAGAACCAGACGACTCCGTCAACATCCGGCTCGCACTCATCAAGCGGGGGGAAGCCCCGTCCTACAGCCTTGACGTCTTCCATTAAATGAATGTCCGCGTACTCGAGATTCGAAGTGTTGCCGAGCTCGTCGTAGAGGTTCCAGCGTCGCGCGAACAGAATCCCGGGTCGGTCCGCCGCGCGAAATGTTGACACCACCTGCGTATCGGGGAACCGGCCACGCAGCTCGATCCGCTCGAACTCCACGCCCTCGAGGAACGGTTGCGTCTTGCCGCTCTGGTCGCGCCAACCGCCGAGCAAGCTCGCCCGCATTCCCTCAAGCTCCTGCTGTTCGAACTGGTCGAGGTCGACACCTGTGGGCGGCACGGGAGCTGGCGCGTTCTCTGCGAGGTCGCAAACGATGGTGAGCACGCTGGTTGTTCCGTCGCGCGCATCCAGCCACACGAGTGCGCCCTGATCGCTCCTGGACATAAACCAGGTCTGACCTTCACTCACGACAACGTCACCTGACGT
Proteins encoded in this region:
- a CDS encoding helix-turn-helix domain-containing protein, with amino-acid sequence MTQRRIPADHAKAADTKLGPRDWKRAERAPERFKELLDVKPRAKARYDAVLEEINARQATLRRLREARALTQTTVAELLEMDQSEVSRLEYRSDMLLSTLKRFVQATGGELHMVVQYPDSAPIELLVGDD
- a CDS encoding nucleotidyltransferase domain-containing protein, whose product is MASVSRRATTDLVDLVRSRRGEIIALAERRGANNIRVFGSVARDEADVSSDLDLLVDFEPGRSLLDLSGLLLDLEELLGVSVDIIETAALRPQDSHILADAVAL
- a CDS encoding multicopper oxidase family protein — its product is MPIHPGDDVPDGAVTRRRFVQLTSVAAAAVGLGAWVRPFDDLGAVGHPRLSLPAQVADAGATVREFALVASPLELDLGGTTVATWGYGDRVPGPVIRLAAGEVLRVRFDNKLPESSTVHWHGIALPNAMDGVPDVTQAAVATNATFVYEFTVPDPGTYFLHSHVGVQLDRGLYAPLIVDDPADPGAYDAEWIVVLDDWTDGTGRSPDQVLANLESMGNMGGAGEGHGSDMGGMHGSDSSGMGSMSMAGSSKLLRGDAGDVRYPYYLVNGRRPKSPETFSAKPGQRLRLRIINAGSDTAFRVAVGGHRLTVTHTDGFPVTPTETDAVLLGMGERVDALVQLGDGAFPLVAAAEGKGAHALAVIRTGAGEAPGPKVHPKELDGRVLLPSTLAPSSDSAGVTVDPDRTHRLVLAGNHMRYRWTINGRTFENAKALPVSTGERVRLVFDNRSTMFHPMHLHGHTFRVMSRRNGSLEAGANKDTVIVRPDERVTVDFDADNPGKWVVHCHNAYHQAAGMMTTIAYQP
- a CDS encoding YlcI/YnfO family protein: MTPRKKMTRKEEHEFYARSENQTPQGPARRRKGGLTEIVPVRFPPDVLDEVRRRADDDDRSVSGWIRRAVEDQLRRTAS
- a CDS encoding universal stress protein: MIAPHAREPEQIAVGIDGSLASRAAVRWAIDHALDRDTVTLVHVWQASPTLVDAGIVDPEDDTAPRSFAGHELARAKALPHSAGVTLKSEVLHGDPRDCLCELNTDLLAVGARGQGGVAGLLLGSVSCFLARHAHSPLVIVPSPSRKLDEPPNR